Proteins encoded together in one Congzhengia minquanensis window:
- a CDS encoding ImmA/IrrE family metallo-endopeptidase — translation MNLYELYEIADENAINVDYFPMRQAVSISIPDSIAIDIDKIETCREEKAVLAHELGHCMTGSFYTISTIDNRGRMEERANRWAIKTLLPFSKLNEAVVSGIYETYDLADYFELPELFIKTALNYYLNCCGLTFNHNSLTKV, via the coding sequence ATGAATTTATATGAGTTATATGAGATTGCGGACGAGAACGCAATCAATGTAGATTATTTTCCAATGCGGCAAGCTGTGTCTATATCCATTCCTGATTCTATTGCAATTGATATAGATAAAATTGAAACTTGCCGTGAAGAAAAAGCCGTGCTTGCCCACGAACTGGGCCACTGCATGACAGGTTCTTTCTACACAATCAGCACAATTGATAACCGGGGGAGAATGGAAGAAAGAGCGAACCGGTGGGCAATAAAAACACTACTTCCCTTTTCGAAACTGAACGAGGCAGTTGTGAGCGGCATCTACGAAACCTACGACTTAGCCGACTACTTCGAACTTCCCGAATTGTTTATAAAAACAGCCTTAAATTATTATTTAAACTGCTGCGGATTAACATTCAATCATAATTCTTTAACAAAAGTATAA
- a CDS encoding helix-turn-helix domain-containing protein: MYDNFVKIVQEKGLTAYRVAKDTGISPTVFSDWKSGKSSPKIDKIKKIADYLNVSEDYLMGNTDNPQPIDEQLSGVDFALYGEVKEMTEEEKQDVLDYIRYKKLKKKNS, translated from the coding sequence ATGTATGATAATTTTGTGAAAATCGTACAAGAAAAAGGACTTACTGCGTATCGAGTTGCTAAAGATACCGGCATATCTCCTACCGTCTTTAGTGATTGGAAAAGTGGGAAATCATCTCCCAAAATAGACAAAATAAAAAAAATTGCTGACTATCTGAATGTTTCCGAAGACTACCTTATGGGGAATACAGATAATCCACAGCCAATCGATGAACAGTTGTCCGGCGTTGACTTTGCCCTTTACGGGGAAGTAAAAGAAATGACAGAAGAAGAAAAACAAGATGTATTAGACTACATCAGATATAAAAAATTAAAAAAGAAAAACTCTTAA
- a CDS encoding tyrosine-type recombinase/integrase, giving the protein MPKSKYKKRADGRYVKQIKIGFQDNGKPKYKNIYAKTIPELENKISEFKSQLNKGILVDDKNITLGQWAHQWLSTYKNDASYNTYAAYEGCIRRYLLKMQIANLKISKITPIQLQQAVNQLTNKGLTRSTELFVLCLHQIFAAATENDLIFKDPSKSIKAPKFHKKEKRALTEEEKNAIKNADYTPKERAFVMIGWQAGLRRGEILALRKRNIDFKKGIIHVKDNLIFKENVSEINHYTKTDAGVRDVPMPKSLSDFLKTYVTSCDDYLFTTQNGQIATKSMLRRMFSSIQKKTSYYMNDGMKPTFTAHTLRHTYATTLYYAGIDVKTAQYLLGHKSITVTLDIYTHLERSDADITEKLTSAFQ; this is encoded by the coding sequence ATGCCGAAATCAAAATATAAAAAACGTGCAGACGGCAGATATGTCAAACAAATTAAAATTGGATTCCAGGATAACGGCAAACCCAAATATAAAAATATCTATGCAAAAACAATTCCCGAGTTGGAAAATAAAATTTCAGAGTTTAAATCACAGCTAAATAAAGGAATTCTTGTTGACGATAAAAACATCACCCTGGGACAATGGGCTCATCAGTGGCTTTCAACCTATAAAAACGACGCAAGCTATAACACCTACGCCGCTTACGAAGGCTGCATCCGGCGTTATCTGCTGAAAATGCAAATCGCAAATTTAAAAATATCAAAAATAACGCCCATCCAATTACAGCAAGCCGTTAACCAACTAACAAACAAAGGTTTAACACGCTCAACCGAATTGTTTGTTCTGTGCCTACACCAAATCTTTGCTGCTGCCACAGAAAACGATTTAATTTTTAAAGACCCGTCAAAAAGTATCAAAGCACCGAAATTTCACAAAAAGGAAAAACGGGCCCTAACAGAAGAAGAAAAAAACGCCATAAAAAATGCAGACTACACGCCCAAAGAGCGCGCCTTTGTTATGATTGGATGGCAGGCAGGCCTCCGCCGTGGAGAAATCCTCGCACTGCGTAAAAGAAATATTGATTTTAAAAAAGGAATCATTCACGTAAAAGATAATTTAATCTTTAAAGAAAATGTATCAGAAATCAATCATTACACAAAAACAGACGCCGGTGTCCGAGATGTCCCAATGCCAAAAAGCCTAAGCGACTTCTTGAAAACATATGTCACCTCCTGTGACGACTACCTGTTCACCACACAAAACGGCCAAATCGCCACAAAATCCATGCTCCGGCGTATGTTTTCATCCATTCAGAAAAAAACATCATACTATATGAATGACGGAATGAAACCAACTTTCACCGCACATACGTTAAGACATACTTACGCCACAACACTATACTACGCCGGAATCGATGTCAAAACCGCCCAATACCTGTTGGGCCATAAAAGCATCACCGTAACGCTCGACATCTACACACACCTCGAACGTAGTGATGCCGACATAACAGAAAAACTTACATCCGCTTTCCAATAA
- a CDS encoding ABC transporter ATP-binding protein, whose product MAGLNLKGIYKRYPGGVTAVGDFNLDIEDKEFIVLVGPSGCGKSTTLRMIAGLEDISEGELYIDDKLMNETPPKDRDIAMVFQNYALYPHMTVFDNMAFGLKLRKMPKEQIKQRVTEAARILDIEHLLDRKPKALSGGQRQRVALGRAIVREPKVFLMDEPLSNLDAKLRGQMRAEINKLHKRLQTTFIYVTHDQTEAMTMGSRIVVMKDGIIQQIDSPQVLYDNPVNMFVGGFIGSPTMDFVDGTLEKKEDGVYFTFGKASVKFPDGRASKIIDKGYIGKQVVMGVRSENIRDEEVYLSSAPTSVVDAHVEVTELMGSETLLHLTIEGASFIAKVDPRSTAKAGDDIKVAFDMNRVHLFDKETELAILN is encoded by the coding sequence TTCCGGCTGCGGTAAATCAACAACGCTTCGTATGATTGCCGGTTTGGAAGATATATCTGAAGGCGAACTTTATATTGACGACAAACTGATGAATGAAACGCCCCCGAAAGACAGGGACATTGCAATGGTTTTCCAGAACTACGCCCTGTATCCGCACATGACGGTGTTTGACAACATGGCGTTTGGTTTAAAACTTCGTAAAATGCCGAAAGAGCAGATTAAGCAGAGAGTTACAGAAGCAGCAAGAATTCTGGACATTGAACATTTGTTAGACAGAAAGCCGAAGGCTTTGTCAGGCGGTCAGCGCCAGAGGGTTGCATTGGGACGTGCCATCGTCCGTGAACCGAAGGTGTTCTTAATGGATGAGCCGCTCTCAAACCTTGACGCAAAACTCCGCGGACAGATGAGAGCAGAAATCAACAAATTACATAAAAGACTGCAAACAACCTTTATCTACGTTACCCACGACCAGACAGAGGCTATGACAATGGGAAGCCGTATCGTTGTTATGAAAGACGGTATTATCCAGCAGATTGACTCGCCTCAGGTGCTTTACGACAATCCTGTAAATATGTTTGTCGGCGGCTTCATCGGTAGCCCGACTATGGATTTTGTTGATGGCACATTGGAAAAGAAAGAAGACGGCGTTTACTTTACGTTTGGGAAAGCTTCTGTTAAGTTCCCTGACGGCAGAGCTTCAAAAATTATTGACAAGGGATATATCGGCAAGCAGGTTGTTATGGGCGTAAGGTCGGAAAATATCCGCGATGAGGAAGTTTATTTAAGCTCCGCACCCACTAGCGTTGTAGATGCGCATGTTGAAGTAACAGAGCTGATGGGTTCAGAAACCCTGCTTCACCTTACGATTGAAGGCGCATCCTTTATTGCCAAAGTTGATCCGAGATCTACAGCAAAAGCTGGAGACGATATTAAAGTTGCGTTTGACATGAACCGGGTGCACTTATTTGATAAGGAAACAGAACTTGCAATTTTAAACTAA
- a CDS encoding alpha/beta-type small acid-soluble spore protein: MTSNNKAVVPEAKEALDRFKMEVAQEVGVNLKQGYNGDITAREAGSVGGMMVKKMIEAYENSMK; the protein is encoded by the coding sequence ATGACAAGCAACAACAAAGCAGTTGTACCTGAAGCAAAAGAAGCTCTTGACAGATTTAAGATGGAGGTTGCGCAGGAAGTTGGCGTTAACTTAAAACAGGGCTATAACGGCGATATCACAGCTAGAGAAGCCGGTTCTGTAGGCGGTATGATGGTTAAAAAGATGATCGAAGCTTACGAAAACAGCATGAAATAA
- a CDS encoding helix-turn-helix domain-containing protein, producing MPKYISLKKFMQMYGIGQTKAYELMHRKGFPARKIEGRWKIELAKLEEWEATFDE from the coding sequence ATGCCGAAGTACATTAGTTTGAAAAAATTTATGCAGATGTATGGAATTGGTCAGACAAAGGCTTATGAGTTGATGCACAGGAAGGGATTTCCGGCCAGGAAGATTGAGGGTCGATGGAAGATTGAACTTGCGAAGCTTGAGGAATGGGAAGCGACGTTTGATGAGTGA
- a CDS encoding nucleotidyltransferase family protein, protein MDTTLVIMAAGIGSRFGGGIKQLAPVGPSGEIIMDYSIHDALEAGFNKIVFIIRHDLEKDFREVIGNRIEKICDVSYAFQELENLPGGYKTPAERKKPWGTGHAILSCKGIVKTPFVVINADDYYGKEAFVRVHDYLVSEEARKNSSNYCMAGFILKNTLSDNGGVTRGICTVDENNMLVDVVETSDITKIPGGAAVPAEDGTLVPIDAESYVSMNFWGLTPEFIDCLEEDFIHFLSKVKPGDMKSEYLLPTIIDDMIKSGKASVKLLETNDKWFGVTYKEDAPVVVESFKKLVEAGVYPEKLM, encoded by the coding sequence ATGGACACAACATTAGTAATTATGGCAGCGGGCATCGGATCCCGGTTCGGGGGCGGAATCAAACAGCTTGCACCTGTGGGCCCCAGCGGTGAAATTATTATGGATTACTCAATTCATGACGCATTGGAGGCAGGGTTTAATAAAATTGTCTTTATCATCCGCCACGATTTAGAAAAGGATTTTCGTGAGGTTATCGGCAATCGAATTGAAAAAATTTGTGATGTTTCCTATGCATTTCAGGAACTGGAGAATCTTCCTGGAGGTTATAAAACGCCGGCAGAACGGAAAAAGCCATGGGGAACCGGTCACGCAATTCTTTCCTGCAAGGGAATTGTTAAAACCCCCTTTGTCGTTATTAATGCAGACGACTACTATGGAAAAGAGGCCTTTGTCCGGGTGCATGATTACCTGGTTTCTGAAGAAGCAAGAAAAAATTCGTCCAACTACTGCATGGCCGGCTTCATTTTAAAAAATACGCTCAGCGACAATGGCGGTGTTACCCGCGGCATTTGCACGGTTGATGAAAATAACATGTTGGTAGACGTTGTGGAAACTTCCGATATTACCAAAATCCCCGGCGGTGCAGCGGTGCCGGCAGAGGATGGTACGCTTGTACCTATTGATGCTGAAAGCTATGTGTCTATGAATTTTTGGGGGCTTACACCGGAGTTTATTGACTGTCTGGAAGAAGACTTTATTCACTTTTTGTCTAAGGTGAAACCGGGAGACATGAAATCTGAATATCTGCTTCCTACCATCATCGACGATATGATAAAATCTGGAAAGGCCAGCGTTAAACTTTTGGAAACGAACGACAAGTGGTTTGGCGTTACATATAAAGAAGACGCGCCGGTTGTGGTTGAATCCTTTAAAAAACTGGTTGAAGCCGGCGTTTATCCGGAAAAGCTGATGTAG